The sequence gagcactgatagatgttgaaaaaggggaattattgctgagagtgcatgatgagcacctagcattccatgtttttaaaaccccacatgagcccactcaagaaaaAGAGTGTACggaggataaggccagagatcaaagtttgaaggaggtagtcaatgagttagctccaagacttccaaatccatgcttgaaagaagtagagatggtgcaacagaccaaagaaatcaaggaggaactagatccaaaacccccagatgagaacctcaacattccagataaagaaccaccaaggcatgaatcatctcctaagaaagaagagaagaagaagaggccaaaagggtggaaaaacaagaaaatccccactgaaggcttttcaccaggggataaagtagtgttaaaACTTCTTAGTTtggttccataacctttagcaaggccaaaagaatttataaatatacaacctgttgcattagagacagtggcaaggaattaagtttggtgttcccacaccaaattgaatccaaaaagccacactcaattcatgcatactaaccagtcacctaagggcttgagaagcaagcaacttttgagaattgtgcagggaacgaaccaccatttgaagacattATGCATCATGACTCaaaggggcacaacagaaggaagaacaaaagaactgcaaaccaataggttgtatttatACTTAACTTTTGCTGTTGAGAAATGCTTTGATTTATGTCTTGCTAAAATGTTCATCTAGTTCAAGTAGATTTGTCAAgaacaaaggaataatgagaggccATAGCAGTGTGTTActtgatgcttgaaggagactttctaagcctaaaagtcaataagaagtgagtgtttacatatccacataaaaccccatgaactaccaataatactctgctagcatgaacatcatcttccatttcattctttcttctcaataattcatttcttgcttggggacaagcaagctttaagtttggtgttgtgatgacaagtcatcttagcctagtttcactagcctttttcttttgttttcaattgaattatgcactttcttgagccacaagcaagccaattgggtagattttcatgtttccttttatttaatcaaccatagatgaattaatgcaatttcatgaggatttatgctataattgccacatattatgaaagaatgacaatctcatgattttgagcatagctagCATCATaaatcaataccctggaggacaaaagtttgcgccaacgtttgcctcaaacttttttggcaaacgttggcgccatcagcaacacaccctggagacaaaaagtttgcgccaacgtttgcctcaaactttttggcaaacgttggcatcacaaaaacaacaccctggaagagaaaagcttgcgccaacgtttgcctcaaactttttgccaaacgttggcatcacaaatcaacaccatggagagcaaaagtttgcgccaacgtttgcctcaaactttttgccaaacgttggcatcacaaatcaacaccatggagagcaaaagtttgcgccaacgtttgcctcaaactttttctcatcccctttattttccatgcaatttaaattctgcaaatcataaatctctcaaccaaatcttgattcgcttgactaaatcaaccactaaactaaaattgctcaatccttcaatccctgtgggatcgacctcactcccgtgagttattattacttgatgcgacccggtgcacttgccggtgagttttgtgttggatcgttttccgcacatcactaGTTACTCCAAAAAAACATGGAAGTTTGGGGATTAGAGATTCTTATTGTGTGAGTATTGCGCTTCTTGAGAAGTTAGTTTGGACTTTTTTCCAGCAGCCAAACAAGTTATGGTTCAAATTATTGGATGCCAATTACCGATCATCTTTATATGACTGTTTCGATTGTCCTAAGAACAAGGGCTCTCCCATTTGGAGGAGTCTTTGCAAGGCTTAGGAAGTGTTAAAGGATGGGTTTGTTTGGTGTATTGGGAATTTAaaccagaatttttggttttctaactGGAGGAAAGAAGGGCAgttatctaatgagatggattatgttcacatctCTGATTCGAACCTCCGGATACAGGATATCTGGTCAgttggtaggtggcatttggatactctttattctcctttatctcaaaatctgaaaggtaatattctttcttacaatccagatgtgcaaacaggtccggaagtgggttggtattggtCAAGGTCTGCTGCCAAAGTTTATGactcacgcaatggttacttgtggttaTGTAAGTAGCTGTTTGGTTAGGAGGAGCGGGAGAATTGACTTTGGCTTTGGCGCCAGCTTGTTCCGAAAAAGCACAAATTTTTTGCTTGACTGTGTCTTAAGGAGGCccttcctactgcaagttttcgcttCAGAAGAGGGATGTCATCATCGGAtaggtgtccaagatgtctttctagtTATGAATCAGTTTTACATGTATTCGAgattgtccaaaagctcagcttgtATGACATAAattggatatttcttgtcatcctctggatttgaagaactggttcttgtatcatagcagagagcattCGTTCAggttcttttcgggactttggtggatatgacGAGTAAGGAATAATAACATCTTTAATCCTCATGAGACTTGGCTTCcggaaaaagtgatttgtctggcattagttttagaaaaggagcttagaaatGTTTTTGAATTACAACATATGTCCCTTCCTTCTATTCTAAATGGATTTTGGAATTTCCCATCCATtagtactttcaagattaattgtgatgctagttattctGGTTCTAGTGacagtgttggttttgcttgcgttattagagattgtaatgggagttggCAGATAGGAtatttgggaatgattgagaatAATAGCATTCTTCAAGAGGAATTGTTtactatttggagaggatatcttaGCCTGAAAAGtaggtcaacgagatgttatttgtgagacggattgtgtggaagcgTTTCATCTTTTACTAATCACCAAGATGGTTCTGGATTTATTGGTCTGTTGGTGCTCAAAATAAAGAATATCATGCATTGAAATTGGCATAtagactttcgtttgattatgaaaGATACAAAGAAAATGACAAACACCGTAGCAAAGATAGCGATGAATTTACAACTTCATCATGTAAAGCTTCCTTTTCCTTGGAAAGAGTTTAAAAATAGTCTTAAACGTTATTCTATTTAAAgagtttctttgtttttcttgtttttttgttagtttatttaaatcaccaaaaaaaacaaaaaaatgtaaGCACTTCTCCCAAAAAAGGAGTGAAAAAGAGGGAGATTGTATCACAACTTTGTATGACCCTCTATACTTGTTTGTCTAAAAAACATCTATTTGATTGACCATAAGCATGCTCAATTGTTTAAGCATCGACTCTAGACGTATAACTAAGCATACGTATGACTTCCAATTAGAAGTTCAACCATCAATAATCGTTCCTAAAAAAAATAATCGAGTTTCAAATAATGCAATGGCTATACATTTCCACAATTGTCTAATCAGGATAAACCTTCAAGGATCCATGTAAAATATTATCATTGTTGGTATGCAGTGCATATAAATCAAATTCTCTTAaccatattaattaattaatcaagtaTCTAAAATCAAACTACACATCTTaattaacagaaaattaaatccgCGAGTCCAAATCAAGTTTACATTACATACAGCAAATCCAAATTACACCTTGGAATAAACTCTAACTAATGAAAGCCCAAAAGAAACAGAAAGCATTGAATCTAATTAACTAAAGCTAATACATACTATTAATTACTACAAGAGAAGAAAAAGCAAAGCGAAGAACATCAAGTCCATGGAAACGGCATGATTAATGAGGACAGAAGTAGTTGCAGCAGCATGAGAAGCAGAGAAGGTGCCAGAGGAAGTGTTGGTGGTGAGAACAAGAACCATCCAATCATCCTCAGAACCAAGACCAACCCCAGTGAACCTGGAATTGTTGAGAAACCGTGCGTAGCGATCAGAATGCGTGTAATTAGAGAGCACAACGGTGGGTTCCAATTTGGACACACAAACTGGTAGAATCACACCGTCTGTGGTGGTGTTAATGTCAATGTCACATTTGTCTACGTgtttttggaggtttggaatgtttGCGCTGGAGGCAGCACCAGTTCTTGTTGACGGGTAGAACTGGTTCACGTTCTCGCATGGCTCGTCCTCTATTTCTTCAGCGATCTCATCAGCTAAACAATTTGCCTTTTTAACTTTGTTCAGTGTTGGAAGATTCTGAGTTTGCCTGAAGCTATTGATTCCCTTCAGAACACTCTCCTCCTCCTTATCTGATTCATCAAATAATAGTTATTAGTTATTTTCATGCATAATTTGTAAACAGATATAAATTCATGTAAAAAGAACCAACTACTTTGTAATTAAATCTATTAAAGTACCGCTAGAGTGTGCAGGAGTAGAAAGGAGTAGAAGATTTGGAAGAAGGAACAGTAGACCAAGTTTGATTGAGGCCATGGTGTGTTCTTCTCTCTGTTTTGGTAAACAAAACTAGTAGTGTTGATGAAGAACAAGTACATTGGAGTTAGAAGAAATGGATCGGAAAAGAACTAGAGACTTTGTTACTGACAAGTGTTAAATGACTTTTCTTCCACGTGGCTTCCATGCAAAGCAAGCTATGTTCTAGAGTTTAATTAGTAACATTTAGTAATTAGTAATACAATGACAGTTGTTAATTAATAGAAAAAATTTCACTTGCACTAAGTGGAAGGAAGACATCTAGAAGTTAAACACCACCGATGaaaaccaaacttaatttcacGTGGCCACTGCATGAGATGATTTGGACACGTCAACACAATCCTACTCCCACTTCTCGCCACGTGGCATCATCAAACAACATCTGTATTCATCACCGTCACACTTGCTGTGCTGGATCATCATCAACACCAACTACATTACATATGCAATGCAACATGACACACACAACACAATCAGTGAATCCTTCGTCGTCAGAAAATGGCTTCCCAGAAGCAACACACACAACCAGGGAAAGAACATGTCATGGATCCAACACCCCAGTTCACTTCCCCTGACTACCAACCATCAAATAAACTTCAAGTactaatcaaaattttattttgtaaattcaTCATCAGTTTGCTTGGCTCTTGTATTAGATTGATATAAGTAATGATGTTTCAGGGTAAGATAGCAGTAATAACGGGTGGCGACTCCGGAATAGGAAGAGCTGTATGCAACTTGTTTGCATTGGAGGGTGCCACCGTGGCCTTCACCTACGTGAAGGGCCACGAAGACAAGGACGCGAAGGACACCCTTGAGATGATCAACAGGGCCAAGACTCAGGATGCCATGGACCCCAAGGCCATAGCTGCTGACTTAGGCTATGATGAGAACTGCAAGAAGGTCATCGAAGAGGTGGTCAACGCTTATGGCAGAATTGACATCTTGGTCAACAATGCTGCTGAGCAGTACGAGAATATAACTATTGAGGAGATTGACGATCCAAGGCTTGAAAGGGTTTTCCGCACTAACATCTTCTCATACTTCTTTATGACCAGGTACTGACTATAACTGCAATAATTTTAGATTCGTGCACGCGAATGACCTCGTGTATTTGTAGGCATGCACTGAAGCACATGAAGGAAGGAAGCTGCATCATCAACACCACGTCTATAAATGCATACAAGGGGCACCCTACCCTGGTGGACTACACTGCAACCAAGGGGGCCATTGTGGCCTTTACAAGAGCACTCTCAATGCAGATTCTGAGCAAGGGAATTCGTGTCAATGGCGTCGCCCCCGGACCCATCTGGACACCTTTGATACCAGCTTCTTTCGGTGAAGAAAAGATTGCTCAGTTTGGTTCTGATGTGCCAATGAAGAGAGCTGGTCAGCCTATTGAGGTGGCTCCCTCTTATGTTTTCCTTGCCTGCAATCATTGCTCCTCTTACATAAGCGGCCAAGTCCTCCACCCCAACGGTCAATAATTCtataatagtttatattttaCACTATACTCTTAATCAGGCTTATGTTAGTATGGGCTTTTTATCTAACAGTTCTTATGATTTTGGCATTTTTCAGGTGGTGCCATTGTCAACggttgaagaatgatgaaaattcACAAGTGATAACCAAGTTCGATATGGTTCTTGTCTATGTAAGAATGCAAAGAGCAGTCAATACCTCAGTACCGTGTGAATAAATATATGTACACAGCAGCTTCTCTCTGCTTTTTCCTTTTGTTCTTTCTATTGGAAACCTAAGAAAATACCTAGTACTTTTGATAAACTATAGTGCAAGTGTGTAACACTACCACTAATAATAATATTGATCATCAATATGAAAGATGAACAAATAGTTTCGTGTTGAAGAACTTCGTGCTCACCGATTTCAGTCGCAAAAAGAACTATTCCGAGTGTTTCATTCGTTATCCGACAAATATAACGTTTTCCTATAAATTACATGTATAATTAATCTTGCAAAATGATGTACTATTCCGTTTCGAGATTGAATTGGAGAATGTTTAAACTCAATTGAGACACAAAAGAATGAAATATTTTTCCTGCTATTTATTTTGAAGATCAATCACCGATGTCCATATTTTTTCGAGGgaagaaaaaaattacaaaaaaaaattagagaggaAAAAGATCAAGATGACACTTCAAAGTTGATCTCAACACCTTTACCACCAATTTCGGCAGTGAAACACTGGAACCCGCACGACTCCAGTTCAGCAATTACTGCAGCTGATAACACTGATTAAAAGCATGTCAAGGAAAAGATACATAACTCAGATTTAAGAAGGTATGTAATATCATGTTGGATTGAGAGAGGTAGAAGACATGGCTTCTGCAAGTAATATTGGTAAAGAAGACAAGATAAAATGAATAATGATGCAGAGAATCTTCCTGAAAATAATGCAGTTCTTATCATGCTTGTGTGTTGGACATATAACTTCGGGTTTATATAATAGAAGTATAGATATAACAGAAAACGAGAAGATAAAAACAGAAATATAATGGAAAACCTTAAAACGACAATTGAATCAGAATCAGGATCAGGAATAAAGAGGATACATGTTGGAAGAAGTGTGAGAACACAGCCACCACCACCAGCTCCGGTTAATTTGGAAACCAACTTGTACTTCAATGTAGTTCTAAGAACAGTTTCTATTGTGGCATGACTGACCACCACAGATTGGAGCAGACCTTGGTTCATTTCCATTAGTTCCTgtatcttctcttctttctcagtTACAGAGAGAGCATCATCTGATTCCAGTGACTGCAAAATCAAGGTCAATTCCTTGCTGATAGAATCAACAGCACTGAACATCCTCTCTGAAACACCAGCCACCAATGCTTTTGTGTTCCTTCCTACTTTGGTGTTAGTTATGAGCATTTTCAGTGACACGTTTGCCTTCATGTGTGTCATGTTACCAGACTTAAAGCTTATGATGTTACCTGATAATAATAGCAAAACCCAAGTAACTTCAGCATTCAAAGGCAACAACTTTTACTTAAGTTTGAGAACTTTTAAGACAGCAATatttgatgtatatatgcataTATGATCCTATACAGTACGCATGTGTGAAGAAAATGAAGTGTTTACATCGTAGCCGATATCTTATTTTTCTATGGATTTCAAACAAAAACgcttaaaatgtcttttttttaagaccttaatttaacatatataatcgattaaattgtgttatttttgttaaaattagacTAGACAAATCGATTTGACCAAAAAATCGGTGGACCAAACTTTGAActaatctaaattaatatttttttttataaaaaatgattaCAATACCCTTATTATAANNNNNNNNNNNNNNNNNNNNNNNNNNNNNNNNTTTACCGATTTTTTAGCCAAACTAATTTGTTCaatctaattttgacaaaaataatccGATTTAATCGATTagatgtattaaattttaattgttaaaaaatatctcccaaaaaaatattttaggtgTCTTTTATGACTTTTACGTGAGTGGCTCCCTTTCTCTATTCACTTGCAAGCCTTTTTTCTGGTATGTCAGTGTGTGTTTCATTATGTGTGATTGTAGCATACCATTTTAGAGTATACAAACCTTCAAAATGCAGAAACACATGTTCCAATTGGTGTTAAAACCCATAGGAATTTCACTTTCTGACAAAGCGATGGCTCACCATATGCGCTTATAGAGTTGTCAATTCCAGAGGGCTTTCCATGGATGATCTTCTCGCCTTCAAAAGCCCATTTATTTACCAAATCAAGTTGCTTCTCCTGAAAAGACTGCCATCCTTGTTGTTTCAAATCCACAGAAACAAAATCAGAGCAGGCGAGCAGGGCTGTCACAGCCCAAAATGAACCATGACCGGCGTTCAGTTTCCTAGTAAGTCTATTAGactcaaatataaattaaataagaaagttacaaatattttaaagaaaTTTACAGTTTCCAAAATgaataatttcatatttttaataaaaggtaaaataaatagatatggATGGATcttgcctgtgacatatggagcatatgACGTCTAAGAACTCAACAAAAATGAAGTACCAattgcagatcattactcttgaatagaagGCTCACACATTCAAgtatttgttcctgaaaaatatttttagaaaaacggaATGAGTTTTGCAAcccagtgactagacaatacatctataatccacatgagaccatataaacattatcataaaaataattttagttagaaaataataatttatatgaatatGTGAATCAATAAGCTGTAGCAGTTCGACGGCGGCGAGGCAGAACGGTGGCAGTCCTTCTTCTGTGTCTCCTCTCTCGCACTCGTCCCTCCTCTCGGACGCACCTTTCTAGGTTCTGGCCTCTGATGGCGACGCAACTGCAGCGAGCTGGACGCGGCTGGCGGCGACGCGACGGGACACGAACGGCATGCTCCATTCTACcatccttataaaaattttcgtcctcgaaaattgatataatcTTCAAAACTTTACATGCTTTTAGCACTTTACCGAACATGAGAAATGAGCATAATGAGGTGCAAAAGTTACAAGATAGGATCCTGATAAAATGATGTCATTGGCGTTTCCCTACTCTCGTTCCCTTGAAAACTTAGATATACATAGCCCTCTTCACGTCGTTCGTCAATCTTTTCTAAATACAATCTTGGTTCTGTAGTACATATCCATGGTAGCAACCAGTCTTATGTCAAGTGTTCGAATTTCAACTTTCTGAACTTCCGCATCGGTAGCTGTGTCCTAAAGAACTAACGTATCGCTTGCTATATCTGAGAATCGCACGTGACATTGAAACAAACACGAGTTTGCTTAAAAGGATTCTAAACTTAGGCAGAAAGGAGCAAACATCACGATGGTGTTCGCAAGAATTCGGGGAGATGCGTAGGATCGCAACTAAACAAGGATATACAAAAACAGTGAAGCATGCCAAAAAGAGAATCAATCGCATCTTAGTAAGAAAATCTGAATCAAGAAACTTCGATagaacaataaaagaaaagatggtGTATGAAGTCAAAATAAGTTTATGTTGGATCAAAGAAGTACGAAGTTCACAAGAGATGGCCACTAAAATCAACGGTAATATTCACAAAGATTTAGGAGAATGACTAGGAACACAATTATATAACACACAATCTTTTAGaatcaaagaagaggaagaacatACAAGGcctaaaaattttataatatttatcgaGCAAAATAAGAACACTAGGACAAATGAAGTTAAAGAAAACAATAAGAAGCAACAACACTATAGGTAAGGAAAGCTAAACAGCAACAAATATACAACGTAAATAAAATACCCACAACAATTATAAATCCAAATCCCAAGCAACAAGACAAAGACAATAATAGAAGGACAAagcaaaacaaaaaatagaagatTTGACCGCACCTTTTAGAAAGACAATTGTACAGTtatgaaaattaaaaacagtaattgtcacaaaaattaacatCCTCATTTTCTCTTATCTAGAATTCTTTGACAAAGGCCATTTGAAATAATTATTGCCATAACCTTGAATATTAAGTATACTAGAATAAAATTTAATAGCTTTTGactataaataaaagataaataacgtAAAATATAATGAGAAAATGTAAGCAATCATCTCATTATTCCCAAGGCCAAAATTCACCTATACATTTAATTCATTTTTGTTATTATTGTAAAATAAAGTTAAATGATTCCCTATAATCATGTAGCTAAACTTAGTATGAAGTTACAAATAAAttcacatataaaataataataataataaaactaaaatttaaaatattagcaATTAACACACTAGGATCAATTATAATAactactttcttctttctttttttttttggtctaaaTCTCCAATTATGAATTTGCTCTTAACATAATCAAAGCACATAGCAAAAGAATTTCAGAAAATTAGTATGAAATCAGATTTTTTGTAaagataaaatacaaaaaaaaaaatcatattcataaatatatatactttatctttgtttgtttttttttttttttttagataaatGGAAAACACACATGCAAGTATGACTATGGTTATAGAAAAAGGTTGACTATTTCTTTTTTGTGAAAAGGAGAACAACAACTATAAACTATAAATTACCAATTGTAAACCAGTCATTATGCATACACGGATGCACATATTTTATATCGACAAAT is a genomic window of Arachis ipaensis cultivar K30076 chromosome B06, Araip1.1, whole genome shotgun sequence containing:
- the LOC107645882 gene encoding NADPH-dependent aldehyde reductase 1, chloroplastic, which translates into the protein MASQKQHTQPGKEHVMDPTPQFTSPDYQPSNKLQGKIAVITGGDSGIGRAVCNLFALEGATVAFTYVKGHEDKDAKDTLEMINRAKTQDAMDPKAIAADLGYDENCKKVIEEVVNAYGRIDILVNNAAEQYENITIEEIDDPRLERVFRTNIFSYFFMTRHALKHMKEGSCIINTTSINAYKGHPTLVDYTATKGAIVAFTRALSMQILSKGIRVNGVAPGPIWTPLIPASFGEEKIAQFGSDVPMKRAGQPIEVAPSYVFLACNHCSSYISGQVLHPNGGAIVNG
- the LOC107646494 gene encoding mevalonate kinase-like, whose translation is MEHAVRVPSRRRQPRPARCSCVAIRGQNLERLTRKLNAGHGSFWAVTALLACSDFVSVDLKQQGWQSFQEKQLDLVNKWAFEGEKIIHGKPSGIDNSISAYGNIISFKSGNMTHMKANVSLKMLITNTKVGRNTKALVAGVSERMFSAVDSISKELTLILQSLESDDALSVTEKEEKIQELMEMNQGLLQSVVVSHATIETVLRTTLKYKLVSKLTGAGGGGCVLTLLPTSAVIAELESCGFQCFTAEIGGKGVEINFEVSS
- the LOC107645883 gene encoding uncharacterized GPI-anchored protein At5g19250; this encodes MASIKLGLLFLLPNLLLLSTPAHSSDKEEESVLKGINSFRQTQNLPTLNKVKKANCLADEIAEEIEDEPCENVNQFYPSTRTGAASSANIPNLQKHVDKCDIDINTTTDGVILPVCVSKLEPTVVLSNYTHSDRYARFLNNSRFTGVGLGSEDDWMVLVLTTNTSSGTFSASHAAATTSVLINHAVSMDLMFFALLFLLL